Proteins encoded by one window of Lycium barbarum isolate Lr01 chromosome 11, ASM1917538v2, whole genome shotgun sequence:
- the LOC132618344 gene encoding probable arabinosyltransferase ARAD1 isoform X1, which translates to MLIQLYNPISHIQQPSQNMTSNKCLVSCFTIFTLFIFASLLLFYCGKTIDYRSKFLLFSSPPTDRTPCTTQSPPLNVYMYDLGTKYNVGMLNGSGLNGPPVTRETLPEYPNYVGLRRQHTVEYWMLASLLLYNGTTYGEAVRVLNPDLADVFFVPFFSSLSYDTYNHHGNYSESKVDDQLQAEIVDLLQKSKYWKRSAGRDHVIPMQHPNAFKRYREKVNAAIFVVADFGRPSPAVSNLRKDVVVPYGHVVGTFEADDLSDPYDSRTTLLFFRGRTDRKAEGKDRKQLEKILSGQKDVVFEVKEYSEEGVNASTKGMRSSKFCLDPAGDTPSSCRLFDAIVSHCVPVIVSDKIELPYEDEIDYKKFSIFFSREEAKKEGYILDQLRNISKPKWVEMWRYLKNITHHFEYQYPPKNGDAVNMIWRQVKHKLPAVKLAVHRNRRLKVPDWWR; encoded by the exons ATGCTCATTCAGCTATACAACCCCATTTCACACATTCAACAACCAAGTCAAAACATGACTAGTAATAAGTGTCTAGTCTCATGCTTCACAATATTCACTTTATTCATCTTCGCATCTCTATTACTATTCTACTGTGGTAAAACCATTGATTACAGATCAAAATTCCTACTCTTCTCGTCTCCTCCAACTGACCGTACACCCTGCACCACTCAATCCCCTCCACTCAATGTCTACATGTACGATTTGGGTACAAAATACAATGTGGGAATGCTAAACGGGTCGGGTTTGAATGGTCCACCGGTGACCCGCGAGACATTACCGGAGTACCCGAATTATGTCGGGTTAAGGAGACAACATACGGTGGAGTATTGGATGCTGGCTTCGTTGTTGTTGTATAATGGGACGACGTATGGAGAGGCGGTTAGGGTTTTGAATCCGGATTTGGCGGATGTGTTTTTTGTGCCGTTTTTTAGTTCGTTGAGTTATGATACGTATAATCATCATGGGAATTATTCCGAGTCCAAAGTTGATGATCAATTGCAG GCTGAAATTGTTGACCTCTTACAAAAATCTAAATATTGGAAGAGGTCTGCTGGTCGAGATCATGTGATACCAATGCAACATCCAAATGCTTTCAAACGTTATAGGGAGAAGGTAAATGCTGCTATATTCGTCGTAGCAGATTTTGGTCGCCCTTCTCCAGCTGTGTCTAATTTGAGGAAAGATGTTGTGGTCCCATATGGACATGTGGTTGGAACTTTTGAAGCTGATGACCTCTCCGACCCATACGATTCTCGCACAACGCTTCTTTTCTTCCGGGGGAGGACAGATAGAAAAGCT GAAGGGAAAGACCGTAAGCAACTGGAAAAAATATTAAGCGGTCAAAAGGATGTTGTTTTTGAAGTAAAGGAATACTCAGAGGAAGGTGTAAATGCA TCCACCAAGGGGATGCGTTCATCAAAGTTCTGTCTAGATCCAGCAGGGGATACCCCATCATCTTGCCGCCTTTTTGATGCTATAGTTAGTCATTGTGTCCCTGTAATTGTGAGTGACAAAATTGAGCTACCTTATGAGGACGAAATAGACTACAAGAAGTTCTCTATCTTCTTCTCACGCGAGGAGGCAAAGAAAGAAGGCTACATACTTGATCAGCTCAGGAACATTTCTAAACCAAAATGGGTTGAAATGTGGAGATATCTCAAGAACATTACACATCATTTTGAGTATCAGTACCCTCCGAAGAATGGTGATGCTGTAAACATGATATGGAGGCAAGTGAAGCACAAGCTTCCTGCTGTAAAACTTGCTGTACATAGAAACAGGAGGCTTAAAGTGCCCGATTGGTGGAGATAG
- the LOC132618344 gene encoding probable arabinosyltransferase ARAD1 isoform X2: protein MLIQLYNPISHIQQPSQNMTSNKCLVSCFTIFTLFIFASLLLFYCGKTIDYRSKFLLFSSPPTDRTPCTTQSPPLNVYMYDLGTKYNVGMLNGSGLNGPPVTRETLPEYPNYVGLRRQHTVEYWMLASLLLYNGTTYGEAVRVLNPDLADVFFVPFFSSLSYDTYNHHGNYSESKVDDQLQAEIVDLLQKSKYWKRSAGRDHVIPMQHPNAFKRYREKEGKDRKQLEKILSGQKDVVFEVKEYSEEGVNASTKGMRSSKFCLDPAGDTPSSCRLFDAIVSHCVPVIVSDKIELPYEDEIDYKKFSIFFSREEAKKEGYILDQLRNISKPKWVEMWRYLKNITHHFEYQYPPKNGDAVNMIWRQVKHKLPAVKLAVHRNRRLKVPDWWR from the exons ATGCTCATTCAGCTATACAACCCCATTTCACACATTCAACAACCAAGTCAAAACATGACTAGTAATAAGTGTCTAGTCTCATGCTTCACAATATTCACTTTATTCATCTTCGCATCTCTATTACTATTCTACTGTGGTAAAACCATTGATTACAGATCAAAATTCCTACTCTTCTCGTCTCCTCCAACTGACCGTACACCCTGCACCACTCAATCCCCTCCACTCAATGTCTACATGTACGATTTGGGTACAAAATACAATGTGGGAATGCTAAACGGGTCGGGTTTGAATGGTCCACCGGTGACCCGCGAGACATTACCGGAGTACCCGAATTATGTCGGGTTAAGGAGACAACATACGGTGGAGTATTGGATGCTGGCTTCGTTGTTGTTGTATAATGGGACGACGTATGGAGAGGCGGTTAGGGTTTTGAATCCGGATTTGGCGGATGTGTTTTTTGTGCCGTTTTTTAGTTCGTTGAGTTATGATACGTATAATCATCATGGGAATTATTCCGAGTCCAAAGTTGATGATCAATTGCAG GCTGAAATTGTTGACCTCTTACAAAAATCTAAATATTGGAAGAGGTCTGCTGGTCGAGATCATGTGATACCAATGCAACATCCAAATGCTTTCAAACGTTATAGGGAGAAG GAAGGGAAAGACCGTAAGCAACTGGAAAAAATATTAAGCGGTCAAAAGGATGTTGTTTTTGAAGTAAAGGAATACTCAGAGGAAGGTGTAAATGCA TCCACCAAGGGGATGCGTTCATCAAAGTTCTGTCTAGATCCAGCAGGGGATACCCCATCATCTTGCCGCCTTTTTGATGCTATAGTTAGTCATTGTGTCCCTGTAATTGTGAGTGACAAAATTGAGCTACCTTATGAGGACGAAATAGACTACAAGAAGTTCTCTATCTTCTTCTCACGCGAGGAGGCAAAGAAAGAAGGCTACATACTTGATCAGCTCAGGAACATTTCTAAACCAAAATGGGTTGAAATGTGGAGATATCTCAAGAACATTACACATCATTTTGAGTATCAGTACCCTCCGAAGAATGGTGATGCTGTAAACATGATATGGAGGCAAGTGAAGCACAAGCTTCCTGCTGTAAAACTTGCTGTACATAGAAACAGGAGGCTTAAAGTGCCCGATTGGTGGAGATAG